A single genomic interval of Pseudomonas sp. FeN3W harbors:
- the rplL gene encoding 50S ribosomal protein L7/L12, producing the protein MALTNEDIINAVSEMSVMQVVELIKAMEEKFGVTAAAATVAAAGPAAAAVEEQTEFTIVLAEAGDKKVNVIKAVRELTGLGLKEAKAVVDGAPGVVKEGVSKEEAEAAKKALEEAGAKVELK; encoded by the coding sequence ATGGCTCTGACCAACGAAGATATCATCAACGCCGTTTCCGAAATGTCCGTGATGCAGGTTGTTGAACTGATCAAGGCAATGGAAGAGAAGTTCGGCGTGACCGCTGCTGCCGCCACTGTTGCCGCTGCTGGCCCGGCTGCTGCTGCTGTCGAAGAGCAGACCGAATTCACCATCGTTCTGGCTGAAGCTGGCGACAAGAAAGTCAACGTGATCAAGGCTGTTCGCGAGCTGACCGGTCTGGGCCTGAAAGAAGCCAAGGCTGTTGTTGACGGCGCCCCGGGCGTGGTCAAGGAAGGCGTTTCGAAAGAAGAAGCCGAAGCAGCCAAGAAGGCTCTGGAAGAAGCTGGCGCCAAAGTCGAGCTCAAGTAA
- the rplJ gene encoding 50S ribosomal protein L10 produces MAIKLEDKKAIVAEVNEAAKTALSAVVADARGVTVGAMTGLRKEAREAGVYVRVVRNTLLRRAVDGTQFEVLNDVFKGPTLIAFSNEHPGAAARIFKEFSKGQDKFEIKAAAFEGQFLAANQIDVLATLPTYDEAISQLMSVIQGATSKLARTLAAVRDQKEAAAA; encoded by the coding sequence GTGGCAATCAAACTCGAAGACAAGAAGGCCATCGTCGCTGAAGTCAACGAGGCTGCCAAAACCGCCCTGTCCGCTGTCGTGGCCGATGCCCGTGGCGTGACCGTGGGGGCCATGACCGGACTCCGTAAAGAGGCCCGCGAAGCTGGCGTTTACGTACGTGTTGTACGTAATACCCTGCTGCGCCGCGCAGTTGATGGCACTCAGTTCGAAGTGCTCAACGACGTGTTCAAAGGCCCGACCCTGATTGCGTTCTCCAACGAACATCCGGGCGCTGCTGCTCGTATCTTCAAGGAGTTCTCCAAGGGTCAGGACAAGTTCGAGATCAAGGCCGCTGCGTTCGAGGGGCAGTTCCTCGCAGCCAACCAGATCGACGTACTGGCAACTCTGCCGACCTACGACGAAGCCATTTCCCAGCTGATGAGCGTTATCCAAGGCGCCACCAGCAAGCTGGCTCGTACACTGGCGGCCGTTCGCGACCAGAAAGAAGCTGCTGCCGCTTAA
- the rplA gene encoding 50S ribosomal protein L1, which yields MAKLTKRQKAIAEKIEAGKQYAFEDAAKLLAEVSAVKFTESFDIAINLGVDPRKSDQVVRGATVLPNGTGKSVRVAVFTQGAGAEAALAAGADRVGMDELAAEMKGGDLNYDVVIASPDAMRVVGQLGQILGPRGLMPNPKVGTVTPDVATAVKNAKAGQVRFRTDKNGIIHTSVGKVGFEAGQLKQNVEALLSDLKRLKPSTSKGIYVKRVTLSTTMGPGLVIDQASLEA from the coding sequence ATGGCTAAGTTGACCAAGCGCCAGAAGGCTATCGCCGAGAAAATCGAAGCTGGTAAGCAGTACGCTTTCGAGGATGCCGCCAAGCTGTTGGCTGAGGTGTCGGCAGTAAAGTTTACCGAGTCGTTCGATATCGCGATCAACCTAGGTGTCGATCCGCGTAAATCCGATCAGGTTGTTCGTGGTGCAACCGTTCTGCCGAATGGTACTGGCAAGAGCGTTCGTGTTGCCGTGTTCACTCAGGGCGCGGGTGCTGAAGCGGCACTGGCCGCTGGCGCAGATCGCGTTGGTATGGACGAGCTGGCTGCCGAAATGAAGGGTGGTGATCTGAACTACGACGTGGTGATCGCTTCGCCGGACGCCATGCGTGTTGTTGGTCAGTTGGGCCAGATTCTCGGTCCGCGTGGTCTGATGCCGAACCCGAAGGTAGGCACCGTAACTCCAGATGTCGCTACCGCAGTCAAGAATGCCAAGGCTGGTCAGGTGCGTTTCCGTACCGACAAGAACGGCATCATCCACACGTCCGTGGGTAAGGTTGGTTTCGAGGCTGGCCAGCTGAAGCAGAACGTCGAAGCACTGCTTTCGGATCTGAAGCGTCTGAAGCCGTCGACTTCCAAGGGTATTTACGTCAAGCGCGTGACCCTGAGCACCACCATGGGTCCGGGGCTGGTCATCGATCAGGCTTCCCTGGAAGCGTAA
- the rplK gene encoding 50S ribosomal protein L11, producing MAKKIQAYIKLQVKAGQANPSPPVGPALGQHGVNIMEFCKAFNARTQGQEPGLPTPVIITVYSDRSFTFETKSTPAAVLLKKAAGITSGSARPNTQKVGTVTRAQLEEIAKTKQADLTAAEMEAAVRTIAGSARSMGLNVEGV from the coding sequence ATGGCTAAGAAGATTCAAGCTTACATCAAGCTTCAGGTAAAGGCCGGTCAGGCTAATCCATCGCCGCCGGTCGGCCCTGCACTGGGTCAGCATGGCGTGAACATCATGGAGTTCTGCAAGGCGTTCAACGCCAGGACCCAGGGCCAGGAGCCCGGTCTGCCGACTCCGGTGATCATCACCGTCTACAGCGACCGCAGCTTCACTTTTGAAACCAAGAGCACCCCGGCAGCCGTGCTGCTGAAGAAGGCCGCCGGTATCACAAGCGGCTCCGCCCGTCCCAACACCCAGAAGGTCGGCACCGTTACTCGTGCCCAGCTGGAAGAGATCGCCAAGACCAAGCAGGCCGATCTGACCGCTGCCGAAATGGAAGCTGCAGTTCGGACCATCGCTGGTTCCGCTCGCAGCATGGGCCTGAACGTGGAGGGTGTGTAA
- the nusG gene encoding transcription termination/antitermination protein NusG, whose protein sequence is MAKRWYVVHAYSGYEKHVMRSLIERVKLAGMEDEFGEILVPTEEVVEMRNGQKRKSERKFFPGYVLVQMEMNEGTWHLVKDTPRVMGFIGGTADKPAPITDKEAEAILRRVADSGDKPKPKTLFEPGEVVRVADGPFADFNGVVEEVNYEKSRIQVAVLIFGRSTPVELEFSQVEKV, encoded by the coding sequence GTGGCTAAGCGTTGGTATGTTGTGCATGCTTACTCGGGTTACGAGAAGCACGTCATGCGTTCTCTGATTGAGCGCGTCAAGCTTGCCGGCATGGAAGATGAGTTCGGCGAGATTCTCGTTCCCACTGAAGAGGTGGTCGAGATGCGTAACGGGCAGAAGCGCAAGAGTGAGCGAAAATTCTTCCCCGGTTACGTTTTGGTTCAGATGGAAATGAATGAGGGTACTTGGCACCTCGTCAAGGATACCCCGCGTGTAATGGGCTTCATTGGTGGTACGGCGGATAAGCCGGCACCCATCACCGATAAGGAAGCTGAGGCGATCCTGCGTCGTGTCGCCGACAGTGGTGATAAACCGAAGCCAAAGACGCTCTTCGAACCGGGTGAAGTCGTGCGGGTGGCTGATGGTCCCTTCGCTGATTTCAATGGTGTGGTCGAAGAGGTTAACTACGAGAAGAGTCGGATCCAGGTTGCGGTCCTGATCTTCGGTCGCTCTACCCCGGTAGAGCTGGAGTTCAGTCAGGTCGAGAAGGTTTAA
- the secE gene encoding preprotein translocase subunit SecE, producing MNIKAEANDARFDLVKWLVVAALVVVAVVGNQYYSAEPILYRVLAVLAIGIVAAFVALQTSKGRSFAVLLKEARGEIRKVVWPTRQETTQTTLIVVVVVLVMALLLWGLDSLLGWLVSMVVG from the coding sequence ATGAATATCAAAGCTGAAGCCAATGACGCGCGCTTCGATCTGGTGAAGTGGCTTGTTGTCGCTGCTTTGGTGGTGGTTGCCGTCGTCGGTAACCAATACTACTCCGCTGAGCCGATTCTCTATCGTGTGCTTGCGGTCCTGGCAATAGGCATAGTTGCTGCGTTTGTTGCTCTGCAGACGTCCAAGGGGCGTTCGTTCGCTGTGTTGCTGAAAGAGGCGCGTGGCGAGATTCGCAAGGTCGTCTGGCCGACCCGTCAAGAAACCACGCAGACAACGCTGATCGTTGTTGTTGTTGTATTGGTGATGGCGTTGCTGTTGTGGGGGCTTGATTCCCTGCTCGGTTGGTTGGTCTCCATGGTTGTTGGTTAA
- the tuf gene encoding elongation factor Tu codes for MAKEKFERNKPHVNVGTIGHVDHGKTTLTAALTRVCSEVFGSARVDFDKIDSAPEEKARGITINTAHVEYDSNVRHYAHVDCPGHADYVKNMITGAAQMDGAILVCSAADGPMPQTREHILLSRQVGVPYIVVFLNKADMVDDAELLELVEMEVRDLLSTYDFPGDDTPIIIGSALMALNGEDDNELGTSAVKKLVETLDTYIPEPVRAIDKPFLMPIEDVFSISGRGTVVTGRVERGIVKVQEEIEIVGLRDTTKTTCTGVEMFRKLLDEGRAGENCGVLLRGTKRDDVERGQVLAKPGTIKPHTKFEAEVYVLSKEEGGRHTPFFKGYRPQFYFRTTDVTGSCELPEGVEMVMPGDNVKMVVTLIKPIAMEDGLRFAIREGGRTVGAGVVARIVE; via the coding sequence ATGGCTAAAGAAAAGTTCGAACGTAACAAACCGCACGTCAACGTCGGCACCATTGGTCACGTCGACCATGGCAAGACCACTCTGACTGCAGCTCTGACTCGTGTGTGCTCCGAGGTTTTCGGTTCCGCTCGTGTCGACTTCGACAAGATCGATAGCGCTCCGGAAGAGAAGGCTCGCGGTATCACCATCAACACCGCTCACGTAGAGTACGACTCCAATGTCCGTCACTACGCGCACGTTGATTGCCCGGGTCACGCTGACTATGTGAAGAACATGATCACCGGTGCTGCCCAGATGGACGGCGCGATCCTGGTTTGCTCCGCTGCTGACGGCCCCATGCCGCAGACCCGTGAGCACATCCTGCTGTCGCGTCAGGTTGGTGTTCCGTACATCGTCGTGTTCCTGAACAAGGCTGACATGGTCGACGACGCCGAGCTGCTCGAGCTGGTCGAAATGGAAGTTCGTGATCTGCTGTCCACCTATGATTTCCCGGGTGACGACACTCCGATCATCATCGGCTCCGCGCTGATGGCGCTGAATGGCGAAGACGACAACGAGCTGGGCACTTCTGCGGTCAAGAAGCTGGTCGAGACTCTGGATACCTATATTCCTGAGCCGGTTCGCGCCATCGACAAGCCGTTCCTGATGCCGATCGAAGACGTGTTCTCCATTTCCGGTCGCGGTACCGTTGTGACCGGTCGTGTTGAGCGTGGCATCGTCAAGGTCCAGGAAGAAATCGAGATCGTTGGTCTGCGTGACACCACCAAGACCACCTGTACCGGCGTCGAGATGTTCCGCAAGCTGCTCGACGAAGGTCGTGCTGGCGAGAACTGCGGTGTTCTGCTGCGTGGTACCAAGCGTGATGACGTCGAGCGTGGCCAGGTACTGGCCAAGCCGGGCACCATCAAGCCGCACACCAAGTTCGAGGCTGAAGTGTACGTGCTGTCCAAGGAAGAAGGTGGTCGTCATACCCCGTTCTTCAAGGGCTATCGTCCGCAGTTCTACTTCCGTACCACCGACGTGACCGGTTCGTGCGAACTGCCGGAAGGCGTTGAGATGGTAATGCCGGGCGACAACGTGAAAATGGTTGTTACCCTGATCAAGCCGATCGCCATGGAAGACGGCCTGCGCTTCGCAATTCGCGAAGGTGGTCGTACCGTTGGTGCCGGCGTGGTTGCCAGGATCGTCGAATAA
- a CDS encoding SPOR domain-containing protein — MRWLFFLLVLLNIFFWVQHQYQAPVRIKEVVPLDAYDRPRSNITLLSESSPPSRKSAGPTASSDSGCLFLGGFDEESLALSLEQRLLSLDIQSEIQRVDAEVGVDYWVYLPPLASRQASLRQLRELQSRNIDSYIITVGDLANGISLGIFSRKDSAEGVVARLSEVDYSALVRELPRKHTKYWVQVGAGSPDQLGDEVIEGLKADMPALQLRHMPCTGIASSS, encoded by the coding sequence ATGCGTTGGTTATTTTTCCTTTTGGTGCTGTTGAACATCTTCTTCTGGGTGCAGCATCAGTATCAGGCGCCCGTACGCATCAAAGAGGTGGTGCCTCTTGATGCTTATGACCGGCCGAGGTCCAATATCACTCTGCTTAGTGAGTCCTCTCCTCCGAGCCGGAAAAGCGCTGGGCCGACCGCGTCGTCCGACAGCGGATGCCTGTTTCTGGGGGGCTTCGATGAGGAGTCGCTTGCGCTATCCCTGGAGCAGCGACTTTTGAGCTTGGATATCCAGTCCGAGATACAGCGGGTAGATGCCGAGGTTGGCGTGGATTATTGGGTGTATCTGCCGCCACTCGCTTCCAGGCAGGCGTCCCTGAGGCAATTGCGCGAGTTACAAAGCCGGAACATTGATAGCTACATCATTACTGTTGGTGATTTGGCGAATGGTATTTCGCTGGGTATTTTCTCCCGCAAGGACTCGGCAGAGGGCGTGGTGGCGCGCTTGAGCGAGGTTGATTATTCGGCGTTGGTGCGTGAGCTGCCGCGTAAACACACCAAGTACTGGGTGCAAGTAGGCGCCGGTAGCCCTGATCAGTTGGGTGATGAGGTCATAGAAGGTTTGAAGGCAGATATGCCTGCCCTACAACTGCGTCACATGCCCTGCACAGGCATTGCATCTTCTTCATAG
- a CDS encoding type III pantothenate kinase — MILELDCGNSLIKWRVLQIGGDVAAQGASLSVMDLLGALSGLTGGKIERARLVSVRSDLETDELCSCISSALLIDVQRALPAPRLGGVVNGYLEYDRLGMDRWLAMVGAFQLERRAMVVIDLGTALTVDFVDAKGGHLGGYICPGFSLLRQQLTTHTRRISYAAGEMPMLQGEPAPGRNTVQAVERGCFLMLRSFVASQILAAGDYLGADFVIYSTGGDAALIDDMVGVRRVPDLVFRGLAIACP; from the coding sequence ATGATTCTTGAGCTCGACTGTGGCAATAGCTTGATCAAGTGGCGGGTGCTGCAAATAGGTGGTGATGTTGCGGCTCAGGGCGCGTCTCTATCGGTCATGGATCTGCTTGGTGCGCTTTCCGGCTTGACTGGCGGCAAGATCGAGCGTGCGCGGCTAGTCAGCGTTCGTAGCGATCTCGAAACTGATGAGTTGTGTTCGTGCATCTCCAGCGCATTGCTTATTGATGTACAGCGCGCTCTACCAGCGCCCCGGCTTGGTGGCGTAGTGAATGGGTACCTCGAGTACGATCGCTTAGGGATGGATCGTTGGTTGGCCATGGTTGGTGCGTTCCAGTTGGAGCGTCGGGCTATGGTGGTGATCGACCTGGGGACCGCGCTCACGGTTGACTTCGTTGATGCAAAAGGCGGTCATCTGGGAGGTTACATTTGCCCTGGGTTTTCTCTTCTTAGGCAGCAGTTGACTACCCATACGCGACGCATTAGCTATGCGGCAGGTGAAATGCCAATGTTGCAAGGTGAGCCTGCGCCTGGGCGAAACACCGTCCAGGCGGTTGAGCGAGGCTGCTTTTTGATGCTGCGTAGCTTTGTTGCGTCGCAAATCCTGGCGGCTGGCGACTATCTGGGGGCTGACTTTGTAATCTACTCCACTGGCGGCGACGCAGCGCTGATCGACGATATGGTCGGGGTTAGGCGGGTTCCGGATCTGGTCTTTCGCGGGCTGGCGATTGCTTGTCCCTAG
- the birA gene encoding bifunctional biotin--[acetyl-CoA-carboxylase] ligase/biotin operon repressor BirA yields MYRLLTLLQDGRFHSGRELGEALGMSRSAVWKHLQRIQADAALNLYKVPGRGYRLAEPLSLLNHEVLAPQLAQLGWSLHLYDSIDSTNAQALRLLQIVPAPFLVLAEAQSAGRGRRGRSWVSPFGQNLYCSLAVKVQGGAAQLSGMSLVVGLAVMQVLHQIGISQAGVKWPNDVYVDGRKIAGILLELTGDPADVCHVIIGIGINVNMIEAAGIDQLWTSVKEHAGMVDRNELLLTLATSLKQNLERHAQVGFAAMKGEWESNHVWQGLKCTLSTGPQDYSGTVLGVDDQGGLRMMIDEGEHSFSGGELSLRLDQ; encoded by the coding sequence ATGTATAGGTTGTTAACGTTGCTTCAGGACGGGCGCTTTCATTCGGGGCGGGAGCTGGGAGAGGCGCTCGGTATGAGTCGCAGTGCGGTCTGGAAGCACCTGCAACGTATTCAGGCTGACGCAGCGCTTAACCTCTATAAAGTCCCCGGGCGTGGGTACCGCTTGGCGGAGCCTCTTTCGCTACTCAATCATGAGGTGCTCGCGCCGCAACTGGCGCAGCTTGGGTGGTCTCTGCATCTTTACGACTCGATTGACTCGACTAATGCCCAGGCCTTGCGGCTCCTGCAGATCGTGCCAGCTCCTTTTTTGGTTCTTGCAGAGGCTCAATCTGCTGGTAGAGGGCGGCGCGGTCGCAGTTGGGTGAGCCCTTTCGGGCAGAACCTTTATTGCAGCTTGGCTGTAAAGGTGCAGGGTGGCGCTGCTCAGCTTTCTGGCATGAGCTTGGTGGTCGGGCTGGCCGTAATGCAGGTGCTACATCAAATAGGCATTTCGCAGGCGGGCGTCAAGTGGCCTAACGACGTATACGTCGATGGCCGCAAGATCGCGGGTATTCTGCTTGAGCTGACTGGCGATCCGGCAGATGTATGTCATGTGATCATTGGCATCGGCATCAATGTCAATATGATTGAGGCAGCGGGTATAGATCAGCTTTGGACATCCGTTAAAGAACATGCAGGTATGGTTGATCGCAATGAGTTGCTGCTGACATTGGCCACTAGCCTAAAACAAAATTTGGAACGGCATGCCCAGGTCGGATTTGCTGCGATGAAGGGCGAGTGGGAATCTAATCATGTCTGGCAAGGCCTGAAATGCACGCTGAGTACCGGGCCTCAAGATTACTCGGGCACTGTCTTGGGCGTGGATGATCAGGGTGGGCTCAGAATGATGATTGATGAGGGCGAGCACTCCTTCAGTGGTGGTGAGCTAAGTTTGAGGCTTGATCAATGA